ATCTCCAGGGGAAAAAGGCGGGAATCATAAGAAAACACATCTATCATGCTGCAAGGGAGAAAAACCTTAATGTTACCAAGGTTCCAAATCTATCTAAAACAAAGTAAACACAGCATAGGTAAAAAAAGAAGAGGCTGACGATTGTCAGCCTCACTTTTTTGATAACCCTAAAACTAACCTAACCTATGAAAAAAACCTCTATATCCTGTGTTTCAAATATCGTGCCAATTCCTGTACAAATATAAGACCTGTTTTCCGATTAAAAAAACCCTGCAGCGTATATAGCTGAATATTAACATATATTTAATGATATGTTAAACTATTTAAAGAGTTCGGAGTACCTACCTTAGTTAAAGAAAGTTAAAGAAGCGCTATTTAATATATATACAAGTACTTTTGCAATTGTATGAAGCGGAGAACCATTGTATTACTTGCAATATTCTTTTTTCTGGCGTTATCCGGATTAATACTTATTCAGTTGTACTGGATACGAAATGCAATTGCCATTACTGACCGTCAGTTCGCTTATCAGGCAAATAAGGCACTTGAATCTGTTGTTCTTGATCTGGAAGAGAAGGAATTAATAAGAAATATCGTAGAAGATATAGATCCGGCCTCAACAGATTCTATAACTGTTAAAGTACCTGCCGGATCACCTCTTGCCAGAAAGCTCCAGGGATATCAGCCAAACGCTGAACTCCTGGCCATGTACGGGCTTAACGATCCGGACAAACCAGTTGCAGTAACTTCTTCCGGACATAAAATTTTTATTTCTTCGGAATACAGCTCCCCATTTACTTCAATTGAATCGGCTGAGCCATCGCCTCAGATAACGAATTCGGAGATAACCGGAAGAGTAAGCAACAAAATAGTATTCCTTGAAAATATAATGGAGAAAATTCTTCGTACAACACCTGATATAAGAGAAAGAGTTGATCCTGAAAGCATTAATCAGCAACTGCGTACTGCCCTTAACAATGTGGGAATATATCTCGATTATGAGTTTGCAATTCGCTCCGGACGATATGGGAATATCTGGAGTACACCTGGATTTACTGACAAACCCGGTACCAACAAATTCATTATTCAGCTATTTCCCAATGATCCTGTTCCCAGTCAGAACCAGATAGTCCTATATTGCCTTCAGGAACAACATTATAAATTTGAAAAGATCGGAAGTCTTGGTTTTATGTCGCTTCTTTTCACAACATTCCTGCTGCTTCTATCTGCCGGAACATTTGTAGTTATTTTCAGGCAGAAAAAGATGTCAGAGATAAGAAATGATTTCATCAACAACATGACTCATGAACTTAAAACTCCGATTTCGACAATCTCCCTGGCATCCCAGATGATGGCAGATACATCAATCCCGGATAAGGATAAAAATATTGCGAGTCTTGCAAAGGTCATCTCTGACGAGAGTATGAGATTAAAATTTCAGGTAGAGAAAGTGCTTCAGATGGCGATTTTTGAAAAAATGAAGATGAAGCTTAACCTGGTTGAATCTGATGTTCATACAACAATCGATAAAGCAATTGAAAATTTTACTCTTCAGATAAATAACCGGAACGGACAGATAACGAAAGATTATCAGGCTGTTGTTTCACTTGCATTAACAGATGAGATTCATTTTCTAAATGCTGTTTCCAACCTCATTGACAACTCAATTAAATATTCAAAGGATAAACCCGAGATTACTATCTCAACAAGAAATAATAAAAAAGGGCTACTGATAATATTTGAAGATAAAGGCATTGGGATCAGCAAAGAGAACCAGAAAAGAATCTTCGATAAGTTTTATCGCGTCCCGTCGGGAAACGTTCATAATGTTAAAGGTTTTGGTCTGGGATTAAGTTACGTTAAGAAGATAATTGAAGAACATGACGGAACTATTAAAGTTGATAGTCAGTTAAATAAAGGCACAAAATTCACTATTTTTGTTCCACAAAACTTCCTGAAATGAAAAACATCAAAATTCTTCTTGCTGAAGATGATAGCAACCTGGGAAACCTGTTAAGAACATATCTTGCTGCCAAGAATTACGAGACCACACTCTGCATCAACGGAAGGGTAGCACTTGATGCATTTTCTAAAGAGAGCTTTGCCCTATGCATTCTTGATATAATGATGCCTGAGATGGATGGCCTAGCCCTGGCAAAGGAGATCCGGATGATAAATGAGGATATCCCTGTTATTTTCCTTACTGCCAAAAATCAGAAAGAAGATGTTCTCGAAGGATTCAGAAGCGGAGCCGATGACTATATTACCAAGCCTTTCTCTATGGAAGAACTCCTTTACAGGATAGAAGCCATACTTCGAAGGAGAACAGGCAGCAGTTCACTTGTCAGGAAAGAAGATTCATACGCCATTGGACAATACACTTTTAACCCCTTAAAACAACTGCTCATCTTTAATGATAAAACGACAAAACTAACAACAAAAGAATCTGAACTGCTGGAATTGTTATGTCGCCATGGCAATGAAATTCTTGAAAGGAACTTTGCATTAAAGACAATATGGATTGATGATAATTACTTCAATGCCAGGAGCATGGATGTATACATTACTCGTCTGAGAAAATACCTGATGAAAGATCCTGCTGTCAAGATCCTTAATGTTCACGGAAAAGGGTATAAACTGATATGTTAGTTTTTTGCCCCCTGCCCCCTAAAGGGGGTTCAATTTCTATAAATAATTGTAATTCAACTAAATATCACAGGATTAGTCCAGTTTCAGGACTGCGAGGAAAGCCTGTTGGGGGACTTCAACATTACCAACCTGCCTCATTCTTTTCTTGCCTTTCTTCTGTTTCTCAAGAAGCTTTCTTTTCCTTGTTATATCACCACCGTAACATTTCGCAGTAACATCTTTCCTTACTGCCTTCACCGTTTCCCTTGATATAATCTTTGCACCAATAGCTGCCTGTATTGCAATATCAAATTGCTGGCGGGGAATGAGTTCTTTCAGCTTAACGCACATTTTACGTCCAAATTCATATGCGTGTCCCCGGTATATGAGTGTGGAGAGAGCATCAACCATCTCGCCGTTGAGCAGAATATCAAGCCTGACAAGATCAGCCTTCTGATAAGCTATGTAGTAATAATCAAAAGAGGCATATCCCTTCGAAATGCTCTTAAGTTTATCATAAAAATCAAAAACAATCTCAGCAAGTGGCATTTCAAATGTTAATTCAACCCTGTCCCTGGTAAGATATACCTGGTTCTTCAGCACACCGCGTTTATCGATACATAGTGTCATTATCGAACCAACATACTCCGACAGAGTAATCACCTGTGCTGAAATATATGGTTCCTCTATTCTCTCAAGGTGATTTACAGGGGGAAGGCCTGAAGGATTATGAACATCAATCTCCTCTCCCTTTGTAGTATATGCTTTAAAAGATACGTTTGGTACTGTCGTAATGACATCCATATTAAACTCCCTGTCGAGACGTTCCTGAATAATCTCCATATGCAGCAGTCCAAGGAATCCGCATCTGAAGCCGAAGCCCAGTGCTGCAGATGATTCTGGAATAAATGTGAGTGAAGCATCATTTAACTGCAGCTTTTCAATAGATATTCTCAGATCTTCATAATCATCGGCATCAACCGGATAGATACCGGCAAACACCATTGGCTTAACATCCTCAAATCCCGATATAGCTTCATCACAGGGATTCTTAACCTGAGTTATTGTATCTCCTACTTTTACTTCTGCTGAAGCCTTAACACCGGTAATTATATAGCCAACATCACCCACACTCATTACATTACGTGGTTCCTGTTTAAGCTTTAGTACACCTATCTCTTCAGCATTGTACTCATGATCTGTATTTACAAACTTAACTCTTTCACCTTTCCTGACAGTACCATTAACGATTTTGACATAAGCTATAATTCCTCTGAATGAATTAAATATGGAATCAAATATCAGGGCCTGCAGGGGGGCCTCAGGATCTCCGGCCGGAGGATGTACTCTTTTCACAATCTCTCTGAGTATCAATTCAACTCCCATTCCGGTTTTTGCACTGGCTTCTATAATATCTTCCCTTTTACAGCCAACCAGATCGACAATCTGATCCTTAACCTCTTCCGGCATAGCGGCAGGTGAATCCATTTTATTCAGCACAGGAATAATTTCGAGATTATGATCAATTGCCATGTAGAGATTTGAAATTGTCTGTGCCTGAATTCCCTGGGTTGCATCTATAACCAGCAGAGCACCTTCGCAGGCTGCAATTGATCTGGAAACCTCGTATGAAAAATCAACATGTCCCGGAGTGTCTATCAGATTAAGGAAGTACTTCTTTCCGTCGTGGAAATACTCCATCTGAATTGCATGACTTTTAATCGTAATACCCCTCTCCCTTTCCAGATCCATATCATCAAGTATCTGGGCCTGGTAATCTCTTTCAGTTATTGTATTGGTCTTTTCCAATAACCTGTCTGCCAGGGTACTCTTACCATGATCAATATGTGCTATTATACAGAAATTACGGATATTGTCCATTCAACAGTCGTGCTTTAAATCAGGTGCAAATATATAAAAAATCCACTCTTTAATTGCGGATTGCGGAAGGCGGATTGCGGATTGATGAAAAATCCCAAATCCGAAATCCCAAATCCGAAATCCGAAATTCACTATAAAAAAAGACAGGTCTCACGGCCTGTCTCTGCAAAATATTTTGATGAAGTAAAT
This genomic stretch from Bacteroidales bacterium harbors:
- a CDS encoding response regulator transcription factor; this encodes MKNIKILLAEDDSNLGNLLRTYLAAKNYETTLCINGRVALDAFSKESFALCILDIMMPEMDGLALAKEIRMINEDIPVIFLTAKNQKEDVLEGFRSGADDYITKPFSMEELLYRIEAILRRRTGSSSLVRKEDSYAIGQYTFNPLKQLLIFNDKTTKLTTKESELLELLCRHGNEILERNFALKTIWIDDNYFNARSMDVYITRLRKYLMKDPAVKILNVHGKGYKLIC
- the lepA gene encoding elongation factor 4; translated protein: MDNIRNFCIIAHIDHGKSTLADRLLEKTNTITERDYQAQILDDMDLERERGITIKSHAIQMEYFHDGKKYFLNLIDTPGHVDFSYEVSRSIAACEGALLVIDATQGIQAQTISNLYMAIDHNLEIIPVLNKMDSPAAMPEEVKDQIVDLVGCKREDIIEASAKTGMGVELILREIVKRVHPPAGDPEAPLQALIFDSIFNSFRGIIAYVKIVNGTVRKGERVKFVNTDHEYNAEEIGVLKLKQEPRNVMSVGDVGYIITGVKASAEVKVGDTITQVKNPCDEAISGFEDVKPMVFAGIYPVDADDYEDLRISIEKLQLNDASLTFIPESSAALGFGFRCGFLGLLHMEIIQERLDREFNMDVITTVPNVSFKAYTTKGEEIDVHNPSGLPPVNHLERIEEPYISAQVITLSEYVGSIMTLCIDKRGVLKNQVYLTRDRVELTFEMPLAEIVFDFYDKLKSISKGYASFDYYYIAYQKADLVRLDILLNGEMVDALSTLIYRGHAYEFGRKMCVKLKELIPRQQFDIAIQAAIGAKIISRETVKAVRKDVTAKCYGGDITRKRKLLEKQKKGKKRMRQVGNVEVPQQAFLAVLKLD
- a CDS encoding HAMP domain-containing histidine kinase is translated as MKRRTIVLLAIFFFLALSGLILIQLYWIRNAIAITDRQFAYQANKALESVVLDLEEKELIRNIVEDIDPASTDSITVKVPAGSPLARKLQGYQPNAELLAMYGLNDPDKPVAVTSSGHKIFISSEYSSPFTSIESAEPSPQITNSEITGRVSNKIVFLENIMEKILRTTPDIRERVDPESINQQLRTALNNVGIYLDYEFAIRSGRYGNIWSTPGFTDKPGTNKFIIQLFPNDPVPSQNQIVLYCLQEQHYKFEKIGSLGFMSLLFTTFLLLLSAGTFVVIFRQKKMSEIRNDFINNMTHELKTPISTISLASQMMADTSIPDKDKNIASLAKVISDESMRLKFQVEKVLQMAIFEKMKMKLNLVESDVHTTIDKAIENFTLQINNRNGQITKDYQAVVSLALTDEIHFLNAVSNLIDNSIKYSKDKPEITISTRNNKKGLLIIFEDKGIGISKENQKRIFDKFYRVPSGNVHNVKGFGLGLSYVKKIIEEHDGTIKVDSQLNKGTKFTIFVPQNFLK